One Thiocapsa sp. genomic window, GACACCGATCCGCACCTCTTGGGTCATGAGTCGACCCGGCTCCAGACGCCCGGCAGCGCGAGCGGGTCGTCGACGATCTCGCCGAGAGCGCCGTCGATTACGGGCGCCAAGAGCCCGTAGCCCACTCGCCAGCGGACGGTACCGACCTGCACAGCCGCGGTCTTGGTATTGAGCTTCACCACCTCTCCGAACCGCTCCTGTCCATCGCGGCCCTTGAAGGCGACCCGATCACCGACGCTCAGACGATTGCGGTCGATCGCTTGGCGCTTCTGCGTCGCGATGGTGACGTCCGCGCCGTCCAGATCGATCTGATAGAAGGGAATGCTCCAGCGTTTTCCGTCGCCGAGATTCCGGATCTCGGCACGGGTCCGGTTGATCCGCAACAGCGTGGCCTCCTGCAGTCGATTTTCGACGTAGTCGAACCAACGCACAGTTTGACCGACACGCAGCGCTTGCTTCACGGCACGGACGCGCTTCGGATCGTCGAGCTGGTTGCTGATGGCCGCGTTCAAGCGATAGAGCTCGAACAGGCTGGCCTGACCCAGCGCGTCCATGACCTCGGTGTAGTTCATGTCGACATCTCCGGTATCTGCGAGGATGCCCGCCCGCCTGCTGTGACAGGAGAAGGTGCGGGATCGGCTGTTGTCATTCTAGCGACGATCGCACGCCCCGGGTGCAATGGATTGCCGAGTCATCGGTTAGACTTAATCATCACGGTGCGACGATGTGCGGCAAGGCTTGCCGGCAATCGGTCGATCCCCGACCAGACGGATCGACCTCGTTACAACCAATCAATCGCGTGTCCGAGCGTATTCGCGCGAAGGCTCGACAGCATTGGCTAGGGTGTGAACTGGAGAGGGTGATGATGGACCAAACGAATGTCGACGCTGAACGCACCGCGGTGGATGCCGATGTCCCGACGGTCGAGCTGATCCTCGAGGTCGCGCCCAAGATCTCCTTCGCAACGCATCAATGCGACGCCCCGGTCGTGGTTGCGCTCTGCGTGCGCAGCGCATGCGACCGAGATCTCGACGCGCTGAGGCTTCGGCTCGTCGCGGAGCCACCCGTGTTCGCCGCCCGCACCTGGAGCCTCGACCGTCTCGGCGCGAGACAGGAGATCCGCGTGCGCGACCGCCGCGTCCAGCTGGCGGGCAGTCTGCTTGACGGGCTCACCGAACGAATGCGCGCCGATCTGAGACTCGAGCTGATTCATGACGAGGTGATCCTCGCGAGCCTGGATCGTCGGATCATCGCCTTGGCGCGCAACGAATGGGGCGGTGCCGCAACCATGCCCGAGCTGCTCGGCGCCTTTGTGATGCCGAACGATCCTGCCGTAGCGCACCTGCTCAAGGATGCGGCGCGGGCGCTCGAGGCGTCCGAGCGCAAGGCGACGCTCGAGGGCTATCAGGAGAAGTCGCGCAAGCGGGTCTGGGAGCTGCTCGCGGGCATCTGGTCCGCCGTCGGCGCACGTCGGCTGACCTACGCGGAGCCTCCCGCGAGCTTCGAGACCGCGGGTCAGAAGGTGCGAACCCCGTCGGACATCGAGATCCAGGGCCTTGCAACCTGTCTTGACCTCGCGCTCTTGTTCGCCGCCGCGATCGAGCAGATCGGACTCAATCCACTCATCGTCTTCACCAAAGGCCATGCCTTTTGCGGCGCCTGGCTCCAGCCCCAGACGCTGCCGACCCTGACGGTCGACGACCCCGCCGAGCTTCGCAAGGCGATCGATCAGCAGGAGCTGGTGCTCTTCGAGACGACCCTCGCCGCGGTCGGCCATGCGCTGCCCTTCGCCAAGGCGGTGGCTCAGGGGCGGCGCCGGATCGACGAGGAGCATGACAACGACTTTGTCTATGCGCTCGACATCAAGCAGGCGCGGGGACGCCAGATCCAGCCCTTGACGTCGATCGTGATCCGCGGCGAATCGAGTGGCCCGGAAGACGGTGCAGAGACGACGCCCCCGGTCGATATCCCGCCCGACTTGCCAGGCTTCGATCTGGGTATCGGCGCAGACCCGATCCCGGAGACACCCGCCGAGCGGATCGATCTGTGGAAACGCAAACTGCTTGATCTCACCAAGCGCAACCGATTGCTGAACCTGCGCCCGTCCAATACGGCGATCCCGATCTTTTGTCCCGATCCGGCCGCACTCGAGGATCGGATCGCGCGGGGACAACGCATCGGCATCGTTCCCCGCCGCCGCGGCAGGCTTCGGACGGTGCGCCGGACGCGGAGCTGCATCTGCTGAAGACAGGCGACGATCTGTCCGAGACGATCGCGCGGGATGCCTTGGAGCGCAATCAGATCATTGCCAATACGGACTCGCGAGTCCTGGAAAAGGGCGTGCTGGAACTCTTCCGCAAGGCGCGATCCGATGTCGAGGAGGGCGGTTCCAATACGCTGTTTCTTGCACTCGGCGCCTTGCGGTGGCGTCCGCCGGGCGAGACCGCGCGGCATTACCGTGCACCTTTGATCCTGTTGCCGGTGCGATTGGAGCGCAAGAGCGCCGCGTCCAAGCCCTTCCTCTTGGGGCATGACGACGAGACCGTCTTCAATCTCACGCTGATCGAGATGCTGCGTCAGGAGTTCGACGTGAACCTCTCGGATCTCGCCGGCGCGCTTCCGAGCGACGAGCATGGCGTGGATGTCAGACAGGTCTGGAACCTCGTGCGTGCACGCGTGCGCGAGGTGCCGGGCTTCGAGGTGGTGGAGGAGGTCACGCTGAGCACCTTCTCCTTTGCCAAATACCTCATGTGGAAAGACCTGGCGGACCGCACCGACGCGCTTAAGGGAAACACCTTCGTGCGCCACCTCATCGAGACGCCGCGTGAAGCCTATCAGGGCGGTGCGCGCTTTATCGCACCACGCGAGATCGACGAGCGGATCGATCCCGCAGCGCTCTTTGCGCCGCTCAATGCCGACAGCGCGCAGATCGTGGCGATCCATGCCTCGTCCGAGGACGGCGATTTCGTCCTCGAAGGCCCTCCGGGCACGGGTAAATCGGAGACGATCGGCAACATCATCGCCCATAACCTTGCCTGCGGGCGCCGCGTGCTCTTCGTGTCCGAAAAAATGGCCGCGTTGGACGTGGTCTATCGGCGACTCAAAGGCCGCGGGCTCGGCGCCTTTTGTCTCGAGCTGCATTCCAACAAGGCCAATAAGCGCGAGGTGCTTCAGCAGCTCGGCAATGCCTGGGACAGCGCCGGCGAGAAGACCGCCGAGACCTGGCATCGCAAGGCCGAGACCCTGCGGCAGACGCGCGATCGCCTCAACGGGCTGGTCCATGCGTTGCACGAGCCCGGCCCGGCAGGGATCAGCCCGCGCGATGCGATCGGTCGTGCCCTGCGTTGGCGAGATCTACACCCGGTCGCGCTCGACTGGGGCGCGGATCTTCGGCGACCGGATCGGGCAGCGACGCCGGAGGCGCTGGCAGAACAGATCGAGCGCGCGCGGCGGATTGGCCAGGCGTTCAGCCGGATCACGCCCGTGGATAGCACGGCATTTGCGCGGATCGGTAGAAAAGACTGGTCGTTCGGCTGGCAGGAGAATGCGATCGAGCACGCACGAGCGACGCTCAGGACACTGCACAGGCTGCGAGAAGCACGCGGGCTTTTTTGCGCGCGCACCGGCCTGGCGGCGGGTGACTCGCTGGCGGAGTTGGCTGCGCTCGTCGAGGTGGCCGCCCTGCTGCCGCGCTGTGCAGGTGTCGATGTCGGGTATGCCTTGGCGCCCGACGGCAAGGCGGCGCTCGAGACACTCAACGAGGCATTGCGCGCTCTTGCCGATCATCGCGAGGAGATGGCGGGTCTCCCCGCACCGACGCGAGAGACGGTGATCGAGACGGCCCCGGCCGAGGAATGGCGGATCACCCGTGAGGCCGCGGTGCAGCGGTTCTGGCCGATGCGCGTCATCGCGCGGCGCAGACTCCGCGGAGAGATCCTGGCGCATTTGGTCTGGTCGAAGAAGCTCGCGGCTCCGGAGAACGCCATCGAGACGATCCTGGGTCTGCAGGGACGCATGACACACATCGCCCGACTGACGGCGGATCTGCCGGCGCGAACGCCTTGGCGCGGTCTCGACACGGATCTCGCACGCGCCTCGGCAGAGCAGGAAACCGGTGTTGCGGCACGCGCCTGTTTGTTGGGACTCGCCGGCCACGGGGGAGACCTCGTCACACTGCGCGAGCAGCTCCGGCGCCTTCTTGTCGACGGGCGCGACCTGCTTGAGCCCGGTCTGGCGATTCCAGCGGCAGCGAGCGATCTGATCGCCGCGTTCGAGACCTTCACGAGAGTATTCGAGTCCTTCCGCACCGAGGCGGTTATCGCCGATGAGGTGGGTAGGATCGAGGAGATCGCCGCTGCAGCCGAGGCAGTCACGACGCGGGCTGCGCGCTTGAATTACTGGTGCGGATGGATCGCGGCGCGACGCGACGGCGAGGCATACGGACTCGGCCCTCTGATCGGCGCGCTCGAAGGCGGCTTGA contains:
- a CDS encoding DUF3320 domain-containing protein, with amino-acid sequence MSRSGRTRGSDRAGTTHRHRSPPPRQASDGAPDAELHLLKTGDDLSETIARDALERNQIIANTDSRVLEKGVLELFRKARSDVEEGGSNTLFLALGALRWRPPGETARHYRAPLILLPVRLERKSAASKPFLLGHDDETVFNLTLIEMLRQEFDVNLSDLAGALPSDEHGVDVRQVWNLVRARVREVPGFEVVEEVTLSTFSFAKYLMWKDLADRTDALKGNTFVRHLIETPREAYQGGARFIAPREIDERIDPAALFAPLNADSAQIVAIHASSEDGDFVLEGPPGTGKSETIGNIIAHNLACGRRVLFVSEKMAALDVVYRRLKGRGLGAFCLELHSNKANKREVLQQLGNAWDSAGEKTAETWHRKAETLRQTRDRLNGLVHALHEPGPAGISPRDAIGRALRWRDLHPVALDWGADLRRPDRAATPEALAEQIERARRIGQAFSRITPVDSTAFARIGRKDWSFGWQENAIEHARATLRTLHRLREARGLFCARTGLAAGDSLAELAALVEVAALLPRCAGVDVGYALAPDGKAALETLNEALRALADHREEMAGLPAPTRETVIETAPAEEWRITREAAVQRFWPMRVIARRRLRGEILAHLVWSKKLAAPENAIETILGLQGRMTHIARLTADLPARTPWRGLDTDLARASAEQETGVAARACLLGLAGHGGDLVTLREQLRRLLVDGRDLLEPGLAIPAAASDLIAAFETFTRVFESFRTEAVIADEVGRIEEIAAAAEAVTTRAARLNYWCGWIAARRDGEAYGLGPLIGALEGGLIAHDTTTEIIKTAYCRWAAPLMIDERPELRTFSAVQHEDLIATFRALDRELADITADYIRASLSQAIPRKDAPQTPKGLGVLARELQKKTRHKPIRQLIGEMGDGLLTLTPCLMMSPLSVAQFLPADQALFDLVVFDEASQITVPDAIGAIARGRRVIVVGDPKQMPPTSFFDKAADDEDQDTGDLESILDEALAARAPHHRLTGHYRSRHESLIAFSNHAYYNASLVTYPAADTRDSAISLRRVDGIYAKGKSRTNPIEAGALVTEILRRLRDPRLSHLSIGVVTLNSEQQRLVEDLLDQERRGDPDLERFFGDEIQAPVFVKNLETVQGDQRDVIMLSIGYGPTEPGARTLSMNFGPLNRQGGERRLNVAITRATTEVMVFASFGPEMIDLTRTSARAVQDLKHYLEFAERGPVALGAAITLVGRREYDSDFEMAVAEGLRRYGWDIRTQIGVSKFRVDLGVVHPDAPGRFLAGIECDGATYHSSPSARDRDRVRHIILEQLGWRLLRLWSTDFFLDPAASLDGLDTKLRGLLEADRAAVETEAESSTEASVPPVPPMASPAQGSDIAAAEEALDEVPESSDGHVSAIKVQRFARGPVAPGDSEPRSVQSELLLDAAGFYAPEYAPTLRVLVMQIIEREAPVTLRRIATLLARAHGFQRTGSEIVRVCREAALRVGSLESAADGQEVVWSREDDGVAIMPFRGLSVDGVERDWSDVPYPEKLGLARAILEQGADDPVRAMAQSLGMGRLGSVLRVELHALLAAAGSG
- a CDS encoding DUF4011 domain-containing protein, which translates into the protein MMDQTNVDAERTAVDADVPTVELILEVAPKISFATHQCDAPVVVALCVRSACDRDLDALRLRLVAEPPVFAARTWSLDRLGARQEIRVRDRRVQLAGSLLDGLTERMRADLRLELIHDEVILASLDRRIIALARNEWGGAATMPELLGAFVMPNDPAVAHLLKDAARALEASERKATLEGYQEKSRKRVWELLAGIWSAVGARRLTYAEPPASFETAGQKVRTPSDIEIQGLATCLDLALLFAAAIEQIGLNPLIVFTKGHAFCGAWLQPQTLPTLTVDDPAELRKAIDQQELVLFETTLAAVGHALPFAKAVAQGRRRIDEEHDNDFVYALDIKQARGRQIQPLTSIVIRGESSGPEDGAETTPPVDIPPDLPGFDLGIGADPIPETPAERIDLWKRKLLDLTKRNRLLNLRPSNTAIPIFCPDPAALEDRIARGQRIGIVPRRRGRLRTVRRTRSCIC